One part of the Solea solea chromosome 16, fSolSol10.1, whole genome shotgun sequence genome encodes these proteins:
- the LOC131475223 gene encoding basic salivary proline-rich protein 4-like: MGVIGIWVGDRANVRPVPSDGAKIIQEPRAPSSRTGQERPTATTPRIATHPSRRGPVGGMRGGSPPHPGSTRDRGRTTPHPGRPQRPRVPAPRARQRPRAGPAHHRGEQSPPQTAYRGGAVRYPPQPPPPPPRSQPHAPQPREGQAEAHVGPPAKGAPRDGREADSRAGPDPPGRGGASGPRTCRAQPHGAPERGPQHPGAPAPADDPRRVSRLPPTTAPSGRCVMMGHNHASRTPPRPSAGDPIPHVQRRLLATTAALTQTASPNTAGG; this comes from the exons ATGG GTGTGATTGGAATCTGGGTGGGGGACCGTGCCAATGTCCGGCCAGTCCCCAGTGACGGGGCGAAAATCATCCAGGAGCCTAGGGCGCCCAGTAGCCGTACAGGGCAGGAGAGGCCCACAGCCACCACCCCCAGGATAGCAACGCATCCATCCCGCAGGGGGCCAGTCGGAGGAATGCGGGGGGGAAGCCCCCCCCACCCAGGGTCGACCCGAGACAGAGGCCGAACCACCCCACACCCAGGCAGGCCGCAGAGGCCCAGGGTCCCCGCACCCAGAGCTCGCCAGCGCCCAAGGGCAGGGCCAGCCCACCACCGGGGGGAGCAGAGCCCCCCCCAGACCGCCTACCGGGGAGGCGCGGTCAGATACCCACCACAGCCACCCCCACCGCCCCCCAGAAGCCAACCGCACGCCCCCCAGCCCAGGGAGGGACAGGCAGAGGCCCACGTAGGGCCACCAGCCAAGGGGGCCCCCAGAGACGGAAGAGAGGCAGACTCCCGAGCTGGTCCAGACCCCCCAGGTAGAGGCGGGGCCAGTGGTCCAAGGACTTGCCGCGCCCAACCCCACGGTGCCCCGGAGAGGGGCCCCCAACATCCAGGAGCACCTGCGCCCGCCGACGACCCCCGCCGGGTAAGCAGACTGCCGCCCACCACAGCACCTTCAGGAAGGTGCGTCATGATGGGCCACAACCATGCCTCCCGGACACCCCCCAGACCGAGCGCAGGGGACCCGATCCCCCACGTCCAGCGACGCCTCCTGGCCACCACTGCTGCCCTCACCCAGACCGCCAGTCCCAACACGGCCGGGGGGTGA